One Weissella ceti DNA window includes the following coding sequences:
- a CDS encoding putative phage tail protein, which translates to MSDLIRLGSLLPDYYEGIYDMDVIMRVEQPLLNELEKLIETNRDNHFAMLADAQGLSIFENMLGITGVAGLDLDTRRYKVIMELLPPNPITIGNLRQVLEALNINAELIVDAPKFHVEVKIKTPDSSAIKRLKVLLNRYLPANLTFTTFNFNQVSTSGAVQVGTDHLISASISNKGGE; encoded by the coding sequence ATGTCTGATCTAATTAGATTAGGGAGTTTACTTCCAGACTACTACGAAGGTATCTACGACATGGACGTGATCATGCGTGTTGAGCAACCGCTGCTAAATGAATTGGAAAAGTTGATTGAAACTAATCGTGATAATCATTTCGCGATGTTGGCAGACGCGCAAGGTTTGTCAATTTTCGAAAATATGTTGGGGATTACAGGCGTAGCAGGGTTGGACTTGGACACCCGGCGCTACAAAGTGATTATGGAATTGTTGCCGCCTAATCCAATTACGATTGGTAATTTACGTCAAGTGTTAGAGGCATTAAACATTAACGCTGAATTAATTGTTGATGCGCCAAAATTTCATGTTGAAGTAAAAATCAAAACGCCAGATAGTTCAGCGATTAAGCGACTTAAGGTTTTGCTTAATCGTTATTTGCCCGCCAATCTGACGTTTACGACGTTCAACTTCAACCAAGTTTCTACGTCCGGTGCGGTTCAAGTTGGAACTGATCACTTAATCAGCGCAAGTATCTCAAATAAAGGAGGAGAATAA
- a CDS encoding DUF2577 family protein gives MAGEWLAAQLAGRGGNDSELADIVYGKVSSVRPLEIKIGGGLELPSAMISLGRVGTKYKMKIDGKSLEVDDSLQVGDGVTLLRHGKGQSFYVLDRRR, from the coding sequence ATGGCAGGAGAATGGTTGGCTGCACAATTAGCAGGACGTGGCGGAAACGATAGCGAACTAGCAGATATTGTTTACGGAAAAGTTTCATCGGTCAGACCGTTGGAAATTAAAATCGGTGGCGGACTTGAATTGCCTTCTGCAATGATTTCGCTAGGACGCGTTGGAACTAAATACAAGATGAAGATTGATGGCAAGTCTTTGGAAGTGGACGATAGTCTGCAAGTAGGAGACGGTGTGACGCTACTCCGTCACGGAAAAGGTCAATCTTTCTATGTATTAGATAGGAGGCGTTAA
- a CDS encoding CamS family sex pheromone protein, with amino-acid sequence MPFNGKWLKWILFGGVIIILMGVLVFFSNYFSQNAGNAFGTPKTAKKDSKDVQVTAKGDGAYKTVIQNGRYVTSKARGITAAQNANQLNMVSFQTGLLDFSKDHFSTSKYVFQEGQYLDAKTAEKWLNRQSKDNAEGLNPKDNGKTDDKRIPMYLQTIEEQDFMVQRGNDVQLDGIVIGLAMNTQDIYEKEKYGPKFKQDISDADRKREGERIAQEVVARYRKLEGVNKDTHIVVALYAQGKDDSLSGGNFYSWTESTSGNSVSEFKTLKNETVVFPMQPAMPGKDEQPLGTDLNGSFTNFTDLIEKFFPNLSTVTGQARYSDGNLQGLNVNITTQFYSATEIENFAAYVAQNAPSYLPNAVPVQIRMNAATGMQAFITKPADSDKYTTNILASY; translated from the coding sequence ATGCCGTTCAATGGAAAATGGTTAAAGTGGATATTATTTGGTGGTGTAATTATTATCCTGATGGGTGTACTTGTTTTCTTTAGTAATTACTTCTCACAAAACGCAGGGAATGCTTTTGGCACACCAAAAACAGCTAAGAAAGATTCCAAGGATGTCCAAGTGACAGCCAAGGGTGATGGTGCGTACAAGACGGTTATTCAAAATGGTCGTTATGTGACAAGCAAGGCTCGTGGAATTACGGCTGCGCAAAATGCCAACCAATTGAACATGGTTAGCTTCCAAACAGGATTGCTTGATTTTTCAAAGGATCACTTCAGTACTAGTAAGTATGTCTTCCAAGAAGGTCAATACTTGGATGCGAAAACAGCTGAAAAGTGGTTGAACCGTCAATCAAAGGACAATGCTGAAGGGCTAAATCCTAAGGATAACGGTAAGACTGACGACAAGCGTATCCCAATGTACTTGCAAACAATCGAAGAACAAGATTTCATGGTCCAACGTGGAAACGACGTTCAACTTGATGGAATTGTGATTGGTCTTGCGATGAACACGCAAGACATTTACGAAAAGGAAAAGTACGGTCCTAAGTTTAAGCAGGACATTAGCGATGCTGATCGTAAACGTGAAGGTGAACGAATTGCACAAGAAGTAGTCGCTCGTTACCGTAAGCTAGAAGGTGTTAACAAGGATACACACATCGTTGTTGCTTTGTACGCACAAGGTAAGGACGATTCATTATCTGGTGGTAACTTCTACAGCTGGACAGAATCAACTTCTGGAAACTCAGTCAGTGAATTTAAGACATTGAAGAATGAAACAGTAGTGTTCCCAATGCAACCAGCAATGCCTGGTAAGGATGAACAACCACTTGGAACGGACTTGAATGGTAGTTTTACTAACTTTACTGATTTGATTGAAAAGTTCTTCCCAAATCTTTCAACTGTGACAGGACAAGCACGTTACTCAGACGGTAACTTGCAAGGGTTGAACGTGAACATCACAACCCAATTCTATTCTGCAACTGAAATTGAAAACTTTGCTGCTTATGTGGCACAAAATGCCCCAAGCTACTTGCCAAATGCCGTCCCAGTGCAAATTCGTATGAATGCCGCAACTGGTATGCAAGCCTTTATTACAAAGCCTGCAGACAGCGATAAGTACACAACTAACATTTTGGCATCTTACTAA
- a CDS encoding N-acetylmuramoyl-L-alanine amidase: MAIAESRLGNIARGYAPKGVVIHNDAGGNGANIAFYSNWLATHTLENGFAHYYVASDGTLKAAEETSIAWHTATPYGNANYIGIEACQSKGDLAQFKKNEEAALKLAAQVLKRYNLPANRETVKLHKQFSATACPHRSVELHGDNTAVQDYFIERIKSCMAGSSAKPTYKPKKQKQANTAIEQFKLFSNQFTAYKTFRVDAIKKVNGIWQFVNYDLAGSRRVDWTNNGIPLAIVDNMTRGNQANTQIGDMVKFAHGYNHGKIDKYDVKSNGVGIDYTGYGIVWFNADKFMEL; this comes from the coding sequence ATGGCTATTGCAGAGTCACGTTTAGGAAATATCGCTCGCGGATATGCACCCAAGGGAGTTGTTATCCATAATGACGCCGGCGGAAATGGTGCGAACATTGCATTTTACTCAAATTGGCTAGCAACTCATACGCTAGAAAACGGCTTCGCTCATTACTATGTAGCAAGCGACGGAACGCTGAAGGCAGCAGAAGAAACAAGTATTGCGTGGCACACAGCTACACCATACGGAAATGCAAACTACATTGGAATTGAAGCATGTCAATCAAAGGGAGACCTTGCTCAATTCAAGAAGAATGAAGAAGCTGCATTGAAGCTGGCTGCACAAGTTCTGAAGCGTTACAACTTGCCAGCTAATCGTGAGACCGTTAAGTTGCACAAGCAATTCAGTGCGACTGCATGTCCACATCGTTCAGTCGAATTGCACGGTGACAATACCGCTGTGCAAGACTACTTCATTGAACGTATCAAGTCATGCATGGCAGGCAGCTCAGCCAAGCCAACTTACAAGCCTAAGAAGCAAAAGCAAGCTAATACGGCTATTGAACAATTCAAGTTATTCAGCAACCAATTTACTGCATACAAGACATTCCGTGTTGATGCGATCAAGAAGGTGAATGGTATCTGGCAATTCGTTAACTACGACTTGGCTGGATCACGTCGAGTAGATTGGACTAACAACGGGATTCCGTTGGCAATCGTTGATAACATGACACGCGGAAACCAAGCTAATACTCAAATTGGCGATATGGTTAAGTTCGCCCATGGTTACAATCATGGTAAAATTGACAAGTACGATGTTAAGTCAAATGGAGTCGGAATTGACTACACTGGATATGGCATTGTTTGGTTTAATGCGGACAAGTTCATGGAATTATAA
- a CDS encoding pyocin knob domain-containing protein: protein MSDSYSQWKMTARFAAATQQAAATGDKVEWVHVIASDDTFTHEELDGLDDTVLKTIKEKQVTTISRVAITGSTVTITGVFTNTQNAADYQINTLLLVARYNDQEFLAGISIANSKDTAFRMPSESATEITEFTTRPQITLTTTGAISTSVDPVASATNERVDDVVNDLEEKIAEINKDKQSIWERLSNFVNKTESATISGVMTFASTIIGNISGNSGTTNKLKTPRKVNGIPFDGTKDIKINAPTERIKLQAGTNLNNIREEGLYHVVDNNRAMTIVNNPYSGDTPSFYLTVFEAEGYVRQETWHYFQINWRFARTFSNSEEKWREWEIVKN, encoded by the coding sequence ATGTCAGATTCATATAGTCAATGGAAAATGACTGCCCGTTTCGCAGCAGCAACACAGCAAGCGGCAGCAACAGGGGACAAAGTAGAATGGGTTCACGTAATCGCATCAGATGATACGTTTACACATGAAGAACTTGATGGCTTAGACGACACTGTTTTGAAGACCATCAAAGAAAAGCAAGTAACAACTATTAGTCGTGTTGCAATTACTGGAAGTACAGTTACTATCACTGGAGTATTTACCAACACACAAAATGCAGCAGACTACCAAATCAACACGCTGTTGTTAGTTGCTCGTTACAACGACCAAGAGTTTTTGGCAGGAATTTCAATTGCTAATTCAAAAGACACTGCGTTCCGTATGCCGTCTGAATCAGCAACTGAAATCACTGAATTTACAACACGACCTCAAATCACACTAACAACCACAGGAGCAATTAGTACGTCTGTTGATCCTGTAGCTTCAGCTACGAATGAACGCGTTGATGACGTGGTTAATGACTTAGAAGAAAAAATTGCCGAAATTAATAAAGATAAGCAATCTATTTGGGAACGTTTGTCTAATTTCGTTAACAAAACTGAATCGGCAACTATTTCAGGCGTGATGACCTTCGCGTCAACCATTATCGGTAATATTTCAGGTAATTCTGGAACGACAAATAAATTGAAAACGCCACGAAAAGTTAATGGAATCCCTTTTGATGGAACAAAAGACATAAAAATCAATGCGCCTACAGAGCGTATTAAATTACAAGCCGGCACGAATTTGAATAATATCCGAGAGGAAGGGTTATATCACGTTGTGGATAATAATCGCGCAATGACAATTGTGAATAACCCCTATTCTGGCGATACCCCTAGTTTCTATTTGACGGTATTTGAAGCTGAAGGGTACGTCCGTCAGGAGACGTGGCATTATTTCCAAATCAATTGGCGATTTGCTAGAACGTTCAGTAATTCAGAAGAAAAATGGCGCGAATGGGAAATCGTGAAAAATTAG
- a CDS encoding DUF2634 domain-containing protein, translating to MNEEFIDNRPDEAPEDDLLAFGDEIEEYTAPSLTYSVQNGRIIGMIDEKDAMSQAIDKVLRTERFIFEIYDDQYGHDLNDLIGKDYDYVLSEIERMVKEALLGDDRVDSVDINEITQLNATTLSVTVSITTMFGEIETEMEVEQ from the coding sequence ATGAACGAAGAATTTATTGATAATCGCCCAGACGAAGCGCCAGAAGATGACCTTTTAGCATTTGGCGATGAAATCGAAGAGTACACGGCACCTTCTTTGACGTACTCTGTTCAAAACGGACGAATAATCGGAATGATAGACGAAAAAGACGCTATGTCTCAAGCAATTGATAAGGTGCTTCGGACAGAGCGTTTTATTTTTGAAATTTATGATGATCAGTACGGGCACGACTTAAACGATTTAATCGGGAAAGATTATGACTATGTACTATCTGAAATTGAACGAATGGTAAAAGAAGCGTTGCTTGGCGATGACAGAGTTGACAGCGTTGATATTAATGAAATCACGCAATTAAATGCCACTACATTGTCGGTAACAGTATCAATCACAACAATGTTTGGCGAAATTGAAACAGAAATGGAGGTAGAGCAATGA
- the ligA gene encoding NAD-dependent DNA ligase LigA translates to MTNVNEQSFSNEKDAQNRILKLESQLKGWAQEYYEQDAPSVADSEYDKTYAELVHLSEAYPSLISDDSILKQVGGSAVKEELAKVPHEVPMLSLGDVFSIEELSDWMSTTQKQFHHDLAYNAELKIDGLAISLEYVDGKLVQASTRGNGSIGEDVTRNVQQIKDIPAELTEPITVEVRGEVYMPKAAFAKLNEQREAEGLATFANPRNAAAGSLRQLDAKVTKERGLSAFLYQAVEPEQRLGVTTQQDVIKRFAELGLPVNELSAHITAGIPELEDYIASHTDDRDGLPYGIDGIVVKVDDFHQQEELGNTVKVPRWAIAYKFPPEEAETVVEDIEWTVGRTGVVTPTAVMTPVQLAGTTVARASLHNPTYLADKDIRLGDTVYLHKAGDIIPEIRAVNLKKRDADSEAYVVPTECPECHEHLVHVDGEVALRCINPQCPAQMQERLAHFASRLAMNIDGLGPKIIAQLVAKDLVHDVADLYRLTMDELVGLEKFGETSANNLLQALASSKENSADKLLFGLGIRNVGAKVAKILLQKFETIPNLMQANAASIAEIPGIGLVIGESIEQYFAEPLAQQLITDLQALGLNMAFASNIIVNTDGVLAGKKVVLTGKLTEMTRTQASDWLESQGATVAGSVSKKTDLLVAGADAGSKLTKAQDLGIEIWTEQNLKEQMDV, encoded by the coding sequence ATGACGAATGTAAATGAACAATCATTTAGTAATGAAAAAGATGCTCAGAACCGCATTCTAAAGCTAGAAAGCCAATTAAAGGGCTGGGCGCAAGAATATTATGAACAAGATGCACCAAGTGTGGCAGATTCAGAGTATGACAAGACATACGCGGAACTTGTGCACTTGAGCGAAGCATATCCAAGCTTGATTTCTGATGATTCAATTCTAAAACAAGTTGGTGGATCAGCAGTTAAAGAAGAACTAGCTAAGGTACCACACGAGGTACCCATGTTGTCTTTGGGAGACGTCTTTAGCATCGAAGAACTTTCTGACTGGATGTCGACCACACAAAAGCAATTCCACCATGATTTGGCATACAATGCTGAATTGAAAATTGACGGTTTAGCAATTAGCTTGGAATATGTTGATGGAAAGCTTGTACAAGCATCAACACGTGGAAATGGAAGTATCGGAGAAGATGTGACACGTAATGTGCAACAAATCAAAGACATTCCAGCCGAATTGACCGAACCGATCACTGTTGAAGTCCGCGGTGAAGTGTACATGCCTAAGGCAGCTTTTGCTAAGTTGAATGAGCAACGTGAAGCAGAAGGATTAGCAACATTCGCTAATCCCCGTAATGCGGCAGCGGGTTCATTGCGTCAATTAGATGCAAAGGTGACTAAAGAACGTGGCTTGTCTGCCTTCCTTTATCAAGCAGTGGAACCGGAACAACGCCTTGGTGTAACAACACAACAAGATGTGATTAAGCGCTTTGCGGAATTGGGATTACCAGTTAACGAATTAAGTGCACACATTACGGCAGGGATTCCAGAACTAGAAGACTACATTGCAAGTCACACTGATGATCGTGATGGCTTGCCATATGGTATTGATGGAATCGTCGTTAAAGTTGATGACTTCCATCAACAAGAAGAACTTGGGAATACTGTTAAGGTTCCACGTTGGGCAATTGCCTACAAGTTCCCGCCTGAAGAAGCAGAAACAGTTGTGGAAGATATTGAATGGACAGTCGGGCGTACGGGAGTTGTTACACCAACTGCGGTTATGACACCTGTTCAATTAGCAGGAACAACTGTAGCACGTGCATCATTGCATAATCCAACATATCTTGCTGATAAAGATATCCGCTTGGGTGACACAGTCTACTTGCATAAGGCAGGCGATATTATCCCTGAAATTCGTGCTGTGAACTTGAAAAAGCGTGACGCTGATAGTGAAGCGTACGTGGTGCCAACGGAGTGTCCAGAGTGTCACGAACACTTAGTGCACGTTGATGGTGAAGTGGCCTTACGTTGTATCAACCCACAATGTCCAGCGCAAATGCAAGAACGCTTGGCGCATTTTGCATCACGATTAGCCATGAACATTGATGGATTAGGGCCAAAGATCATTGCCCAACTAGTGGCAAAAGATTTGGTACATGATGTTGCGGACTTATACCGATTAACAATGGATGAATTGGTCGGACTTGAAAAGTTCGGTGAGACATCGGCGAATAATCTATTACAAGCATTAGCATCGTCAAAGGAAAACTCTGCTGACAAGCTATTGTTTGGATTAGGTATTCGTAATGTTGGAGCTAAGGTCGCGAAAATCTTGTTGCAAAAGTTTGAAACCATTCCAAACTTGATGCAAGCTAATGCGGCATCAATCGCTGAAATTCCAGGGATTGGGTTGGTGATTGGTGAAAGCATTGAACAATACTTTGCTGAACCATTAGCGCAACAATTGATTACTGACTTACAAGCACTAGGTTTGAATATGGCCTTTGCCTCAAACATTATCGTTAATACAGATGGTGTCTTAGCTGGTAAGAAGGTCGTACTAACTGGTAAGTTAACGGAAATGACGCGTACACAAGCGAGTGATTGGTTAGAAAGCCAAGGAGCGACCGTGGCTGGGTCTGTTTCTAAGAAGACGGACTTGTTAGTTGCTGGAGCAGATGCAGGTTCAAAGTTGACTAAGGCGCAAGACTTAGGAATCGAAATTTGGACTGAACAAAATCTAAAAGAACAAATGGATGTTTAA
- the pcrA gene encoding DNA helicase PcrA, with protein sequence MTSLLDGMNERQAEAVSTTEGPLMIMAGAGSGKTRVLTHRVAHLIQDLNVMPWRILAITFTNKAAREMKERIGTLVSQQDADAVWVSTFHALAVRILRRDIDRLGYKKDFTIVDSSAQKSLVKRILKDMKVDTDKYDPRSVQGAISNAKNALLTPKLYAEDASGPFEDVVAKVYKEYQHQLSLAQSVDFDDLIMLTIELLEKEPEVLAFYQEKFLYVHVDEYQDTNDAQYRLVTLLSGLHRNLAVVGDSDQSIYGWRGANMQIMLDFTKDYPDAKTVMLEQNYRSTQTILDAANGVIENNDARIAKNLWTDNGAGEKITYYRAQSDRDEAAYVISQIKKGIEEDGRHYKDFAILYRTNAQSRGMEETLVKANMPYTIVGGSKFYDRKEIRDVLAYFSLVTNPADNESFLRVVNEPKRGIGLTSLEKFRAFANQNNWTLLETAMNASLVPGLTARAANQLMKFAAMINDLRANMTEDLSISDLTKAILDKSEYEKTLKATPTPENQGRLENLAEFLSVTAQFDQNYQPSEDSVSKYVDFLGELALVSDLDNVDEQTNDQVTLMTLHAAKGLEFPVVFLVGMEETLFPLGSANNETKLMEEERRLAYVGITRAKEKLFITNAFSRLLYGKTLTNPQSRFINEIDSNLIMSPEPISTGFSGRSNGGGDYPFARRTQTATGTTFSGRSRVAQNQTARATAPTVSGKNTEVAAKSWKDGDRVSHKKWGIGRVVKISGEGDNTELDIVFPNDGIKRLLASFAPITKVED encoded by the coding sequence ATGACGTCATTATTAGATGGCATGAATGAACGCCAGGCCGAGGCCGTAAGTACCACCGAAGGACCATTAATGATTATGGCCGGTGCCGGATCAGGTAAGACACGTGTTTTGACACATCGTGTTGCCCACTTAATCCAAGATTTGAATGTTATGCCATGGCGTATCTTGGCGATTACATTTACGAATAAGGCTGCACGTGAAATGAAGGAACGTATTGGAACGCTTGTTTCACAACAAGATGCGGATGCTGTTTGGGTATCAACTTTCCACGCGTTGGCAGTTCGCATTCTTCGTCGTGACATTGATCGCTTGGGATATAAGAAGGATTTCACGATTGTGGATTCCAGTGCACAAAAGAGTCTAGTGAAGCGTATTTTGAAGGATATGAAGGTCGATACCGATAAGTACGACCCACGCAGTGTGCAAGGTGCGATTTCCAATGCGAAGAACGCTCTTTTGACACCTAAGTTGTACGCTGAAGACGCATCTGGTCCATTTGAAGATGTTGTGGCGAAGGTTTATAAGGAATACCAACACCAATTGAGCTTGGCGCAATCAGTCGATTTTGATGACTTAATCATGCTTACTATTGAATTGTTGGAAAAGGAACCTGAAGTACTAGCGTTCTACCAAGAAAAGTTCTTATATGTCCACGTCGACGAGTATCAGGACACCAACGATGCCCAATACCGTCTAGTAACACTATTGTCAGGCCTACATCGTAACTTGGCGGTTGTTGGTGACTCTGACCAGTCAATCTATGGTTGGCGTGGGGCTAACATGCAAATCATGTTGGACTTCACAAAGGACTATCCAGATGCCAAGACAGTTATGTTGGAACAAAACTACCGTTCAACACAAACAATCCTGGACGCAGCCAATGGCGTGATTGAAAACAATGATGCACGTATTGCGAAGAACTTGTGGACTGATAATGGTGCAGGGGAAAAGATTACCTACTACCGTGCCCAAAGTGACCGTGATGAAGCAGCGTATGTCATCAGCCAAATTAAAAAAGGTATCGAAGAAGATGGCCGTCATTACAAGGACTTCGCTATTCTGTACCGTACAAATGCGCAATCTCGTGGAATGGAAGAAACGTTGGTGAAAGCCAACATGCCATATACGATTGTGGGTGGGTCAAAGTTTTATGACCGTAAAGAAATTCGTGATGTCTTAGCATACTTCTCATTGGTTACGAATCCAGCCGATAACGAAAGTTTCTTGCGTGTCGTTAACGAACCAAAGCGTGGAATTGGACTAACCAGTCTAGAAAAGTTCCGCGCCTTTGCCAACCAAAACAACTGGACATTGTTGGAAACAGCGATGAATGCTAGTTTAGTACCTGGTTTGACAGCGCGTGCAGCTAATCAATTGATGAAGTTCGCCGCCATGATTAATGACTTACGCGCTAACATGACAGAAGACTTGAGTATCTCTGACCTAACTAAGGCAATCTTAGACAAGTCAGAATATGAAAAGACATTGAAGGCAACCCCAACACCAGAAAACCAAGGTCGTCTAGAAAACTTGGCCGAATTCTTGTCAGTAACGGCGCAATTCGATCAAAATTATCAACCATCTGAAGACAGTGTCTCAAAGTACGTTGATTTCCTAGGAGAATTGGCGTTGGTGTCTGACTTGGATAATGTTGATGAACAAACGAATGACCAAGTGACATTGATGACTTTGCACGCGGCGAAGGGGCTTGAATTTCCAGTCGTATTCTTGGTGGGAATGGAAGAAACATTGTTCCCATTGGGAAGTGCCAACAACGAAACAAAGTTGATGGAAGAAGAACGTCGTCTTGCTTATGTTGGAATTACACGTGCCAAGGAAAAGTTATTTATCACAAACGCCTTTTCTCGTTTGCTATATGGTAAGACATTAACGAATCCACAATCACGTTTCATCAATGAAATTGATAGCAATTTGATTATGTCACCTGAACCAATCAGTACTGGTTTCTCAGGTCGATCAAATGGTGGTGGTGATTATCCATTCGCTCGTCGTACGCAAACAGCAACAGGCACAACTTTCTCAGGGCGTTCTCGTGTTGCGCAGAATCAAACAGCACGTGCTACGGCACCAACTGTGAGTGGTAAGAATACTGAAGTTGCGGCTAAGTCATGGAAAGATGGCGATCGTGTCTCACACAAAAAATGGGGAATCGGGCGTGTCGTTAAGATTTCTGGTGAAGGGGATAACACTGAACTAGATATTGTGTTCCCAAACGACGGGATTAAGCGTTTGTTGGCATCATTTGCGCCAATCACTAAAGTAGAAGACTAA
- a CDS encoding phage holin, LLH family, with protein MNIDFNALTGVFILVGMLSPILREAFNTLRLKSKNERIKMALGFAIQVVESIGQANRYLPERKKQEAIDMLNQRLKDNGIAHKFTEEQLEGYINQVREVK; from the coding sequence ATGAATATTGACTTTAACGCCTTAACGGGCGTTTTTATTTTGGTCGGAATGTTGAGTCCTATCTTGCGCGAAGCCTTTAATACGCTTCGTTTGAAGTCTAAGAATGAACGCATCAAGATGGCGCTTGGATTCGCAATTCAAGTTGTTGAGTCAATTGGACAAGCTAACCGCTACTTGCCTGAACGCAAGAAGCAAGAGGCTATCGACATGCTAAACCAACGCTTGAAGGATAACGGCATCGCGCACAAGTTCACGGAAGAACAACTAGAAGGCTACATCAACCAAGTTAGGGAGGTCAAGTAA
- a CDS encoding baseplate J/gp47 family protein yields MSPKELAAEIQKMDYEWFLDEVLDRVPDNMDTRQGSIIYDAVAPASYVMAQLAMKLSDATMQTFTQTATGQFLDYKAEERGMSRVKATQAEAVGKFIDEIGEPLVPGVGDRFASIGEEPVYYIVTEVSDVAGMATLVADTTGEAGNSYTGRILPLSAISRFGDAEIVEITIPARDEETDDELRERLIRSNGVIKFGGNVADYIDFVTSMDDVSGVQVFPTWNGGGSVKVTILNNQFLAPSKELIAKVQARIDPMDSRGNGYGIAPVGHTVTVVAPDNFVVDVAAQVETESSVTIEDVGAAIEEAVALYFDSVRKKWGDMSEDERTYSTTLYRSQIIVALLSLDGVVNVNGVKFNGSEEDLTLQTDAKNQQLPILGKVVI; encoded by the coding sequence ATGAGCCCGAAGGAATTAGCAGCTGAAATTCAAAAGATGGACTATGAGTGGTTTCTTGATGAAGTTCTTGATCGTGTACCGGATAACATGGATACGCGTCAGGGTTCCATCATTTATGACGCCGTAGCGCCTGCCTCATATGTCATGGCACAACTTGCTATGAAATTATCAGACGCGACTATGCAGACGTTCACGCAGACAGCTACAGGGCAATTTTTAGACTATAAAGCTGAAGAGCGCGGCATGTCTCGCGTCAAAGCTACACAAGCAGAAGCAGTCGGGAAGTTCATTGATGAAATAGGCGAACCTCTAGTGCCCGGTGTTGGTGATAGATTCGCAAGTATTGGCGAAGAGCCAGTATATTACATCGTGACTGAAGTATCTGATGTAGCAGGAATGGCAACATTAGTAGCTGACACAACAGGAGAAGCCGGGAACTCTTATACAGGTCGAATCCTCCCATTGTCTGCTATTAGTCGCTTTGGAGATGCCGAGATTGTAGAGATCACCATTCCAGCGCGTGATGAAGAAACTGATGACGAATTGCGAGAACGTTTAATTCGTTCTAATGGTGTAATCAAGTTCGGTGGAAACGTTGCGGATTATATCGATTTCGTGACCAGCATGGACGACGTTTCAGGGGTGCAAGTGTTCCCAACTTGGAACGGAGGTGGAAGCGTAAAAGTAACTATTCTAAATAATCAGTTCTTAGCACCTTCAAAAGAGTTGATTGCCAAGGTACAAGCACGAATTGATCCAATGGACAGTCGTGGAAATGGTTACGGTATCGCACCCGTTGGACACACTGTAACTGTAGTAGCGCCTGACAATTTCGTTGTTGACGTCGCTGCACAAGTTGAGACTGAATCAAGCGTCACGATTGAAGACGTTGGTGCAGCGATTGAAGAAGCTGTAGCGTTGTATTTCGATAGTGTTCGTAAGAAGTGGGGTGATATGTCTGAAGATGAACGAACATATAGCACCACTCTATACCGCTCTCAAATCATCGTGGCACTGCTTAGCCTTGACGGGGTGGTCAATGTTAACGGAGTTAAATTTAACGGTTCAGAAGAAGATTTAACGCTTCAAACAGACGCTAAAAATCAACAGTTACCAATCTTGGGAAAGGTGGTCATTTAA